One stretch of Littorina saxatilis isolate snail1 unplaced genomic scaffold, US_GU_Lsax_2.0 scaffold_190, whole genome shotgun sequence DNA includes these proteins:
- the LOC138955464 gene encoding cell death abnormality protein 1-like, whose amino-acid sequence MITVDNKTCVNVTSPPTTRSNSVTCSSVMYGQVVRLTLTKINKTLNLCEFQIFVCKEGLYGLDCSSHCDKNCDEGCNMTSGFCTRCKEGLWGSQLCHETCSAHCAGPTCQRNDGNCEGESSHADFTCLDMETFVDLEQLYAV is encoded by the exons ATGATCACGGTGGACAACAAGACCTGTGTCAACGTGACGTCACCACCCACCACCAGGAGCAACTCGGTGACGTGTTCTTCAGTGATGTATGGGCAGGTGGTGCGCCTCACACTGACAAAGATTAACAAAACGTTGAACCTGTGTGAATTTCAAATATTTG TTTGCAAAGAGGGGTTATATGGACTGGATTGTTCGTCTCATTGTGACAAGAACTGCGATGAAGGGTGTAACATGACAAGTGGTTTCTGCACAC GCTGCAAGGAAGGATTGTGGGGCTCTCAGCTGTGTCATGAGACCTGTTCTGCCCACTGTGCTGGTCCTACCTGTCAGCGTAATGACGGCAACTGTGAAGGTGAGTCATCGCACGCAGACTTTACTTGCCTGGATATGGAGACGTTTGTGGATTTAGAACAGCTTTATGCAGTTTGA